In Mixophyes fleayi isolate aMixFle1 chromosome 3, aMixFle1.hap1, whole genome shotgun sequence, the genomic stretch tccTTTTTACTTAGTCAGTCAAAGCTAGGTTTAAACTATATTGACTATATAGTGAATATAAACTACAGTAAAATATCCATTTGTGCAAATAAATCACTTTCATCAAAAAGATAACTTGAAACACAAGTTCACTTTAAGTATAATTATTTTACAACCAAATAATGTTTTCCTTTGTTGAAGATCTAGTTATAATAGAGATCATTGAGGTGTACGCAAGTAGCTTGGATATTCTCTAAAACACCCCATAATGAAGGAACGAGGATCTGTagccattatttatttatgtgccATTGTTGTTTTACTACATTGCTGTGTCAATAGCAGCGTCATTTCCAGTCACGGCTCTAACCTCTTTCTTTATGGAGAACGTTTGGGTTATTTTGGACCTGAAGTTTTTAGAAAAGTAAAAGTACACAATAGGATCAAAGCAAAGATTTGAAACTGAGAGCAACAACGTTGACTCTTTTGCATGGAAGAGCACTTGTTTCAGGCTGCAGTCTGTCAACACATCATTTTGACTCAAGGTGTACGGGATTCGTACAATGTGGTAGGGTAGGAAGCATATGACGTACCCCGCTGTTACAAGAAATATTTGTACCAGGGCTGCTTTGATGTCCTTAAATTCTTCACAATCCTTTTTGCTGTGAAGTcttttaatagtaataaaattAGAGAACAAAATGACACCAGAACAGTTGAAGAATATGGCGAGGCTGATGAAGTTACTCAGCATGTGCCAGTCTCTTCCCAGCTTTTGTTTGAAGTCAATGCATCCAACAGCTTCACGCTCTGGAATGTCTTTTATAGGTATCAGCATGTTGGGTAACATTATGGACAGCACTAGGGCCCAAACAACTGTTGATAACATTTTAGCAAATCCTCTCTTCTGTATTTGATACAGTTTAGTGCTCTGTATCGTTTGAAGACAGCGGTCCATGCTGACAAATCCTAGGAATATAATTGATATATACATGCTGATGTAAATGATGCAAGCTGTTACTTGGCAGTGGAAGATCTTCAGCTTCCAAGATGCCAATCCCA encodes the following:
- the GPR171 gene encoding G-protein coupled receptor 171, with amino-acid sequence MTDNTNSSSCDVNKDLEPFTYFYWLIFMVGFFGSCFALWAFTRKDNSQKCISIYLINLLAADFLLTLALPFKIVVDLGLASWKLKIFHCQVTACIIYISMYISIIFLGFVSMDRCLQTIQSTKLYQIQKRGFAKMLSTVVWALVLSIMLPNMLIPIKDIPEREAVGCIDFKQKLGRDWHMLSNFISLAIFFNCSGVILFSNFITIKRLHSKKDCEEFKDIKAALVQIFLVTAGYVICFLPYHIVRIPYTLSQNDVLTDCSLKQVLFHAKESTLLLSVSNLCFDPIVYFYFSKNFRSKITQTFSIKKEVRAVTGNDAAIDTAM